A portion of the bacterium genome contains these proteins:
- a CDS encoding NYN domain-containing protein, whose amino-acid sequence MADAKIIVDGYNFLLAGKGTLPTETLWQSRKLVVNRLSSYAAMKKVKIVLVFDGRKGKHESAPSLPLGISLLFSCYPESADTLIKKLVEKEKQPARHVTVVTSDRAIAAYVKSCGCTHWTTEAFRGKMAVEPMPAEEEQKQSWLSRAELDEWLELFGEKKP is encoded by the coding sequence ATGGCTGATGCAAAGATCATAGTGGACGGCTATAATTTCCTTTTGGCCGGAAAAGGAACTCTGCCAACGGAAACGTTGTGGCAGAGCCGCAAGCTGGTCGTCAACCGTTTGAGCAGTTATGCGGCCATGAAAAAGGTTAAGATTGTGCTGGTCTTTGACGGCCGCAAAGGAAAGCACGAATCCGCGCCGAGTCTGCCCCTGGGGATCTCGTTGCTCTTTTCGTGTTATCCGGAGAGCGCCGATACGTTGATAAAGAAGCTGGTGGAAAAAGAAAAACAGCCGGCGCGACACGTGACGGTAGTGACTTCTGACCGCGCCATCGCTGCGTATGTCAAATCCTGCGGCTGCACCCATTGGACTACTGAGGCATTCAGAGGCAAAATGGCCGTTGAACCGATGCCGGCTGAGGAGGAACAAAAACAGTCGTGGCTGTCGCGTGCAGAGTTGGATGAGTGGCTCGAACTCTTTGGCGAGAAAAAGCCGTGA
- a CDS encoding glycosyltransferase family 9 protein: MTHDLESILVTRLRFMGDIVLTTPLLSVLRRAYPHAHIGYLAEAPYAQLLQPHPWVDSVYELDRRKGGLPMQLLRSMRRRKWDLAIDLFGNPRSALLTFLSGAAMRIGGDFRGRRCYYTHRIRPAERTLTAIQFHLSYLQPLHLQVAEEKPMLQITDAESQWAADFLAAAGYDSSQPIVGLHPGATWPAKKWFPDRFAELARKLRHEAKVQILFTCGPGEETLVERVVQLSGLALPPVTVLPLRQLAAVIKRMRAFVSNDCGPLHLAPAVGTAAVGLFGPGEPEIWFPYKAADGHRLVYQQVDCSRCHRDFCETMACMKAISVAMAYDQTLSALAAG; encoded by the coding sequence ATGACGCATGATCTTGAATCCATTCTGGTCACCCGGTTGCGGTTCATGGGCGACATCGTTCTGACCACGCCGCTTCTGTCCGTTCTACGTCGAGCCTATCCCCATGCCCACATCGGCTATCTGGCGGAAGCGCCCTACGCGCAACTGTTACAGCCTCATCCCTGGGTGGACTCGGTGTATGAACTGGACCGCCGAAAGGGCGGTCTACCCATGCAGCTGTTGCGTTCAATGCGGCGGAGAAAATGGGACCTGGCCATCGACCTGTTCGGCAATCCGCGTTCGGCGCTGCTCACATTTCTGAGCGGCGCTGCGATGCGCATCGGCGGGGATTTTCGCGGCAGGCGCTGCTATTATACGCACCGCATTCGTCCGGCGGAACGCACCTTGACCGCTATTCAGTTTCATCTCTCGTATCTGCAGCCGCTCCATCTGCAGGTGGCGGAAGAAAAGCCGATGCTTCAGATCACCGACGCGGAATCGCAATGGGCCGCAGACTTTTTAGCGGCCGCGGGATATGATTCAAGTCAGCCCATCGTCGGTCTGCATCCCGGCGCCACCTGGCCGGCGAAAAAATGGTTTCCGGACCGGTTCGCTGAACTGGCCCGCAAATTACGCCATGAAGCGAAGGTGCAGATTCTATTCACGTGTGGACCGGGCGAGGAAACGCTGGTTGAACGCGTCGTGCAGCTGAGCGGTCTGGCGCTGCCACCGGTGACCGTTCTGCCGCTGCGGCAGCTGGCTGCGGTGATTAAACGGATGCGCGCGTTTGTGAGCAATGATTGCGGCCCTCTGCATCTGGCTCCGGCTGTGGGCACAGCCGCGGTCGGCCTCTTTGGACCAGGCGAGCCGGAGATCTGGTTCCCCTATAAGGCCGCAGACGGGCACCGGCTGGTCTATCAGCAGGTTGACTGCAGCCGCTGTCACCGGGATTTTTGTGAAACCATGGCCTGCATGAAAGCGATCAGCGTGGCTATGGCGTATGACCAGACCTTGTCCGCTCTTGCTGCAGGGTGA